A stretch of the Aspergillus puulaauensis MK2 DNA, chromosome 6, nearly complete sequence genome encodes the following:
- a CDS encoding FAD-binding oxidoreductase (CAZy:AA4;~COG:I;~EggNog:ENOG410PKBX;~InterPro:IPR016171,IPR016170,IPR006094,IPR036318, IPR016169,IPR016164,IPR016166,IPR016167;~PFAM:PF01565;~go_function: GO:0003824 - catalytic activity [Evidence IEA];~go_function: GO:0016491 - oxidoreductase activity [Evidence IEA];~go_function: GO:0050660 - flavin adenine dinucleotide binding [Evidence IEA];~go_function: GO:0071949 - FAD binding [Evidence IEA];~go_process: GO:0055114 - oxidation-reduction process [Evidence IEA]), with amino-acid sequence MASTKPPTRYEDPEYQETHTALFSNSITQPLKPTLPPGVGQPEFQQAVDEFVGALGSDGVLIGDALVDYVDPYELYDEDTAERKVPSAALLPRSVEEIQKALRIANKFGIPVWTFSRGKNLGYGGPAPRVAGSIALDLHRMNRIIEVNAKFSYAVVEPGVTFTDLYKYCSERNLSVWPSVPSLGWGSVVGNTLDRGTGFTPTATHHQNISGVEVVLANGDLVRTGQFGISGSKSAHISKFSFGPSIEGLFLQSNLGIVTKMGIWLYPQPPAYASCTLDVPNLEDIEHVVDLFNELRQSGVIPNTIYISNIMEWIAMKGQREEFWTGAGPIPPWRVKELQKQLNLGYWTAKFGVYGPTAIVEAQKAEIQRLIRERVPMGRFQARVFSGSPGQRLKAEDVPLEEGGLFVGIPSLWSLPMVKYRLPLKGGGIGGHIDFSPIIPSSGKDVVEWAKLSRTVCEENGFDLFCDFFMHERHVIFVNFMTFDKTNLGHREAIRKIFQGLFGEGKARGYSAYRSHINFMDAVSDFYDFNNYAYRRFVEKLKDSLDPQSILSPGKQGIWGQKFRSSQLKPQSRL; translated from the exons ATGGCGTCGACAAAACCACCGACCCGATATGAGGATCCTGAGTACCAGGAGACTCACACTGCACTTTTCAGCAACTCGATCACCCAGCCTCTCAAACCTACCCTCCCGCCAGGGGTTGGGCAGCCTGAGTTCCAGCAAGCCGTCGATGAGTTTGTCGGCGCGCTGGGCTCGGATGGAGTTTTGATTGGCGATGCGTTAGTAGACTATGTTGACCCTTATGAGCTTTATGATGAAGACACAGCAGAGAGAAAGGTCCCCAGTGCTGCTCTCTT GCCACGATCGGTGGAAGAGATCCAAAAGGCTCTCCGAATTGCCAATAAGTTTGGCATTCCTGTATGGACTTTCTCGAGGGGAAAGAATCTTGG GTACGGTGGGCCGGCACCTCGTGTCGCTGGGTCTATTGCACTGGATCTGCACCGTATGAATCGCATTATTGAGGTGAATGCAAAGTTTTCCTATGCGGTCGTCGAACCAGGGGTGACATTCACCGATCTGTACAAATATTGTTCTGAGAGAAATCTGTCCGTTTGGCCAAGTGTGCCCTCCCTAGGATGGGGAAGTGTCGTGGGAAAC ACACTTGATCGTGGAACAGGTTTCACGCCGACAGCCACACATCATCAGAATATCAGTGGCGTGGAGGTCGTCCTTGCGAATGGCGACCTTGTCCGAACGGGTCAATTCGGCATCAGCGGATCAAAGTCAGCACACATATCGAAATTCTCCTTCGGACCCTCTATCGAAGGCCTGTTTCTTCAGAGCAACCTGGGAATTGTCACGAAGATGGGCATTTGGCTATACCCACAGCCACCTGCATATGCCTCCTGCACCCTTGATGTGCCGAATCTCGAGGATATTGAGCATGTCGTGGATTTGTTCAATGAGCTGCGACAAAGCGGTGTTATCCCGAACACAATATACATATCAAATATCATGGAATGGATTGCCATGAAGGGACAGCGGGAGGAGTTTTGGACTGGGGCTGGCCCTATCCCGCCCTGGCGAGTCAAGGAGCTGCAGAAACAACTCAACCTTGGATACTGGACTGCTAAGTTTGGGGTTTACGGACCAACAGCAATCGTCGAGGCACAGAAAGCCGAGATACAGCGACTGATACGAGAAAGGGTTCCCATGGGGCGGTTTCAGGCCCGTGTTTTCAGCGGCAGCCCCGGCCAGCGTCTCAAGGCTGAAGACGTCCCATTAGAAGAAGGCGGGTTATTTGTCGGCATACCGTCTCTATGGAGTTTACCGATGGTCAAATACCGTCTTCCTTTGAAGGGAGGGGGAATTGGGGGCCATATTGATTTCTCCCCGATCATCCCCAGCTCCGGCAAGGACGTCGTGGAGTGGGCCAAACTTTCCAGGACGGTGTGCGAGGAGAATGGGTTTGACCTGTTCTGTGACTTTTTCATGCACGAGCGGCatgtcatcttcgtcaactTCATGACCTTTGACAAGACGAACCTTGGCCACCGCGAGGCTATTCGGAAGATTTTCCAGGGCCTCTTCGGAGAGGGTAAGGCGCGTGGGTATAGTGCGTACAGATCTCACATCAATTTCATGG ATGCTGTTTCTGACTTCTATGATTTCAACAATTATGCCTACCGACGCTTTGTCGAGAAACTCAAG GATTCACTTGATCCACAAAGCATTCTTTCCCCGGGGAAGCAAGGAATCTGGGGACAAAAATtccgcagcagccagctcAAACCTCAGTCCCGCCTCTAG
- a CDS encoding NAD(P)-dependent oxidoreductase (COG:I;~EggNog:ENOG410PIQK;~InterPro:IPR002204,IPR029154,IPR015815,IPR036291, IPR006115,IPR008927,IPR013328;~PFAM:PF03446,PF14833;~go_function: GO:0016491 - oxidoreductase activity [Evidence IEA];~go_function: GO:0050661 - NADP binding [Evidence IEA];~go_function: GO:0051287 - NAD binding [Evidence IEA];~go_process: GO:0055114 - oxidation-reduction process [Evidence IEA]), with amino-acid sequence MAKERSAIAFIGLGVMGYPMAINLRRKLDPNVTLLISDISPAAVTRFQDEASEYGPVEVVQNGFEAAQDADMIITMLPNASAVEGVYLDPKTGILAGMESRDTKAGTASVVLMECGTIESATIQKVAHVTEQLQKQLGQLSLDFVDAPVSGGPMGARAASLTFMVGATAAGFETVAPVLAHMGDRAGIFHCGQVTAGTAFKVINNYLSAITSLAASEALNIGAKMGLDLKMLTDVINVSGGQCWVTSKSNPVPGIHPSAPASRGYEDGFRIELCRKVLAMGTGLAQAVGARTILDKPTLAAFDEAASDPRYKGKDARVVYKWLNESPQ; translated from the exons ATGGCCAAAGAGCGCTCTGCCATTGCCTTCATAG GGCTGGGGGTCATGGGCTATCCCATGGCCATCAATCTGCGTCGCAAGCTGGACCCCAACGTCACACTACTTATCAGCGACATTTCTCCCGCAGCTGTCACACGTTTCCAGGATGAAGCCTCGGAGTATGGCCCCGTTGAGGTCGTGCAGAATGGGTTTGAGGCTGCCCAAGACGCG GATATGATCATTACAATGCTTCCCAACGCCTCCGCCGTAGAAGGGGTATACCTTGACCCCAAGACGGGTATACTCGCGGGCATGGAATCCCGAGATACAAAAGCCGGAACAGCGAGCGTGGTGCTGATGGAATGCGGAACGATTGAATCGGCTACTATTCAGAAAGTTGCCCACGTGACGGAGCAACTACAAAAGCAGCTGGGCCAGCTGTCGCTTGACTTTGTTGACGCCCCTGTCTCTGGGGGCCCGATGGGTGCGCGGGCAGCCTCCCTTACGTTCATGGTGGGCGCAACAGCTGCCGGGTTTGAGACGGTGGCGCCGGTCCTGGCTCACATGGGAGACCGCGCGGGCATTTTCCATTGCGGCCAGGTTACGGCGGGCACGGCGTTCAAAGTGATCAATAACTACCTCTCAGCCATCACCAGTCTCGCCGCGAGCGAAGCACTCAACATTGGTGCCAAAATGGGACTGGACCTCAAGATGCTGACGGATGTAATCAACGTGAGTGGGGGGCAGTGCTGGGTTACGTCGAAAAGCAATCCAGTCCCTGGCATCCATCCGAGCGCCCCTGCCAGCCGTGGATACGAGGACGGGTTTCGCATTGAGCTGTGTCGAAAGGTATTGGCGATGGGCACCGGATTGGCACAGGCCGTTGGGGCCCGCACTATTCTGGATAAGCCCACGTTGGCTGCATTTGACGAGGCGGCAAGCGATCCTCGATACAAGGGGAAGGATGCCCGCGTCGTGTATAAATGGTTGAATGAGAGCCCTCAATAG
- a CDS encoding uncharacterized protein (COG:K;~EggNog:ENOG410PMST;~InterPro:IPR007219;~PFAM:PF04082;~go_function: GO:0003677 - DNA binding [Evidence IEA];~go_function: GO:0008270 - zinc ion binding [Evidence IEA];~go_process: GO:0006351 - transcription, DNA-templated [Evidence IEA]), producing the protein MFFSKTTCRDLLVRHIRLSHATALPNGTQADDPQWLRESFPGPQNDSQASELSQLLKASEMRSSSTVNGPPISTGTPPPLGSNGSLNTGLEQPRSDQWPNGTQDTFQELAFLLDDCAEFTDDVAPYLSADDRAQFEAVERAGILDQILEPDATSQPASRLRGEMPPGMLFSRMGSRLPSLQPPDATAQQSESERPVGVFERITVSTWDVLVAKLHEVLPVVPDGFVLPSRLALSRYLTAYLENFHEHMPFLHIPTVFLHSCHIDLVLAIASIGAQYCFESNRALQLFRVSRAIAEDRLSRRRMASSNAAVGDSAAYEPTQIMQTLLLLLAKETWSGTRNLQFSDLSIQYVLAGLVREDGFQSIQPDDDASWGEWAAYETLQRTKWITFCFFNLHTLIYSIPSPIHCSELSELRLPCHDSVFRAKTESEWRMVKSNIQHLDFGNVFGQLFTVRFSSALIHVSTLTCYTLMHALIQQIYLVGEVSKYQPTHDSALPGHDAYAPVEVALQNWKSLWKRMPESSIDPSNPAGPMAFNSTALLRLAYVRLSWVIGPSRTPHTWDPQNIANAFLHAQTIKGSPRLLRAVLHAAHALSIPIQLGIHRVAQTQTFRWSVQHSLAALECAFLLCKWLEGLSQQDTLSSLTAAEHRMVLLVKAVLDETDYASPHPFNVESPRDMRHLCANVFRVWAQAFHGPVQVWHIVDIIRESFELCALRYEM; encoded by the exons ATGTTTTTCTCGAAG ACTACTTGTAGAGACCTTTTAGTGCGGCACATCCGGCTCAGCCACGCGACTGCGCTTCCCAATGGTACCCAGGCGGATGATCCCCAGTGGCTACGTGAATCTTTCCCAGGCCCTCAGAATGATAGTCAGGCGTCCGAACTGAGCCAACTGTTGAAGGCCTCCGAGATGCGAAGCTCCAGCACGGTCAATGGCCCGCCCATTAGCACAGGCACTCCTCCGCCCCTGGGCTCGAACGGCTCGTTGAACACCGGGCTTGAGCAACCCAGATCCGATCAATGGCCGAACGGCACCCAGGATACTTTCCAAGAGCTGGCCTTTCTCCTGGACGACTGTGCGGAGTTCACTGATGACGTTGCACCATATCTGTCGGCTGATGACCGTGCCCAGTTTGAAGCAGTGGAACGGGCTGGTATTCTGGACCAGATCCTAGAGCCCGATGCCACAAGCCAGCCAGCATCCCGGCTAAGGGGCGAGATGCCCCCCGGTATGTTGTTCTCACGGATGGGATCCCGTTTGCCGTCGCTTCAGCCGCCGGATGCTACAGCCCAGCAGTCGGAGAGTGAGCGTCCGGTGGGAGTTTTCGAGCGTATCACCGTGTCCACCTGGGACGTGCTAGTGGCCAAGCTACACGAGGTCCTCCCGGTAGTTCCAGACGGCTTCGTTCTGCCGTCACGGCTGGCCCTATCTCGGTACCTCACGGCCTATCTGGAGAATTTCCACGAACATATGCCGTTTCTACATATTCCCACGGTGTTCTTACACTCCTGCCACATCGACCTCGTCCTTGCAATAGCGTCCATTGGGGCACAATATTGCTTTGAGAGTAATCGAGCACTGCAATTGTTTCGAGTAAGCAGGGCAATCGCCGAAGACCGGCTAAGCAGACGACGCATGGCTTCGTCAAACGCAGCTGTCGGGGACTCTGCAGCGTACGAGCCCACGCAGATTATGCAGACTCTTTTGCTTCTATTGGCCAAGGAAACATGGTCCGGAACACGGAACCTGCAGTTCAGCGACCTCAGCATCCAGTATGTGCTGGCGGGTCTCGTCCGAGAAGACGGGTTTCAATCAATTCAACCAGACGACGATGCATCTTGGGGAGAATGGGCGGCGTACGAGACGCTCCAAAGGACCAAGTGGATCaccttctgtttcttcaatCTACACACCTTGATTTATTCCATACCGTCTCCCATCCACTGCTCCGAGCTGAGTGAGCTGCGGCTCCCGTGCCATGACAGTGTCTTCCGCGCCAAAACAGAAAGCGAGTGGCGGATGGTGAAAAGCAATATACAACATCTTGATTTCGGCAACGTGTTCGGCCAGCTGTTCACTGTCAGGTTTAGCTCCGCGTTGATCCATGTCTCAACACTCACATGTTATACCCTCATGCATGCCTTGATCCAACAAATATACCTTGTCGGCGAGGTCTCCAAATACCAACCGACCCACGACTCCGCACTGCCGGGACACGATGCATACGCACCAGTAGAGGTAGCGCTTCAGAACTGGAAGTCGCTCTGGAAGCGCATGCCAGAGTCCAGCATTGACCCATCGAACCCTGCCGGCCCCATGGCGTTCAATTCCACAGCATTGCTACGGTTAGCATATGTACGGCTGTCATGGGTTATTGGCCCATCCCGGACACCCCACACGTGGGATCCTCAGAATATCGCCAACGCCTTTCTGCATGCACAGACTATCAAGGGGAGCCCGAGGCTGCTGCGCGCTGTGCTACATGCCGCACACGCGTTGAGTATTCCCATTCAGCTGGGCATCCATCGGGTAGCGCAGACGCAGACATTTCGGTGGTCCGTACAGCATTCGTTGGCCGCACTCGAGTGCGCGTTTCTCCTGTGCAAATGGCTGGAGGGATTGTCCCAGCAGGACACTCTTTCTAGTTTAACAGCCGCGGAGCACAGAATGGTACTGCTAGTAAAAGCAGTGCTAGACGAGACTGATTACGCGTCGCCCCATCCCTTTAATGTCGAGTCCCCGCGGGATATGCGGCACCTTTGCGCGAACGTCTTTCGTGTCTGGGCGCAAGCATTCCATGGCCCAGTACAGGTTTGGCATATAGTTGATATTATCCGAGAATCGTTCGAGCTCTGTGCGTTACGGTATGAGATGTAG
- a CDS encoding cytochrome P450 (COG:Q;~EggNog:ENOG410PM3R;~InterPro:IPR001128,IPR002403,IPR017972,IPR036396;~PFAM:PF00067;~TransMembrane:1 (o12-30i);~go_function: GO:0004497 - monooxygenase activity [Evidence IEA];~go_function: GO:0005506 - iron ion binding [Evidence IEA];~go_function: GO:0016705 - oxidoreductase activity, acting on paired donors, with incorporation or reduction of molecular oxygen [Evidence IEA];~go_function: GO:0020037 - heme binding [Evidence IEA];~go_process: GO:0055114 - oxidation-reduction process [Evidence IEA]), whose amino-acid sequence MAMLQLLQALRPAASITWLGPIAILSYLIARSILRILFLSPRNIPGPFLARFSRLWYLRQILKGDFEKTNIALHRRHGSISPWYFASGSPDGKTFDLFTDPSPARHAANRRKVAALYSNTSLLKMEPAVHECTKILVENFKRIAESGESVNVQFWMQCYAFDLIGLITVSRRFGLLDNGEDNTGMLKSLHTYLRYCASVGVYSEFHPWLFRALLVFGTSGFSHMISFTAQQISHRKSLSGEDDFLGKVLAMNKESPGKFTDTDVFLTCITNIGAGSDTTSISLTSILYHLVTERRCLDKLRAEIHEHESAGNLSHPITVKEAQNLPYLQAIIKEALRLHPATGLPLGRVVPEGGATIAGQRFPKGSVVGINTWVAHRNKDVFGEDAEVFRPERWLEGPERARKMNEYFIPFGHGSRTCIGKNISLMEISKLIPELVTQFEFTPAHPTRRLTTENVWFVKQLDIEVKVHLRAT is encoded by the exons ATGGCCATGCTACAACTGCTACAAGCACTTCGCCCTGCAGCGAGCATTACGTGGCTGGGACCTATTGCCATACTGTCCTATCTCATCGCCCGAAGTATCTTGAGGATCCTGTTCCTCTCTCCTCGTAATATCCCTGGACCCTTTTTGGCCCGGTTCTCGAGGCTGTGGTATCTCCGGCAAATCCTCAAGGGGGATTTCGAAAAGACCAATATCGCATTACATCGTCGCCATG GCTCGATT AGCCCGTGGTACTTCGCCTCTGGGAGCCCAGATGGGAAAACGTTTGATCTCTTCACCGATCCCTCACCTGCGCGGCACGCTGCAAATCGGCGCAAAGTGGCAGCACTCTACTCCAATACCAGCTTGCTCAAGATGGAGCCGGCCGTCCACGAATGTACCAAGATTCTGGTGGAAAATTTCAAAAGAATTGCGGAAAGTGGCGAGAGCGTCAATGTTCAGTTCTGGATGCAGTGCTACGCGTTTGACTTGATCGGGCTCATCACTGTTTCGCGACGTTTCGGTCTACTCGACAACGGTGAAGATAATACCGGGATGCTCAAGTCTCTCCACACCTATCTGCGGTACTGCGCCAGTGTTGGTGTTTATTCCGAGTTCCATCCTTGGCTATTCAGGGCTCTGCTCGTGTTCGGGACGAGCGGATTCTCTCATATGATCAGCTTTACCGCGCAGCAAATTTCCCACCGGAAGAGTTTATCCGGGGAAGACGACTTCCTGGGAAAAGTGCTGGCCATGAATAAAGAGAGCCCGGGGAAGTTTACCGATACCGATGTTTTCCTGACATGCATCACGAACATCGGCGCGGGAAGCGATACCACGAGCATTAGCTTGACTTCCATCCTATATCACCTTGTGACAGAGCGCAGGTGTTTAGATAAG TTGCGAGCTGAGATCCATGAGCATGAATCAGCTGGAAATCTTTCGCATCCGATCACGGTGAAGGAAGCGCAGAATCTGCCCTACCTCCAGGCCATCATCAAGGAAGCCCTTCGGCTGCATCCAGCGACGGGGCTACCCCTAGGGCGTGTGGTGCCAGAGGGAGGAGCCACTATTGCGGGACAGCGTTTCCCAAAAGGC TCCGTCGTTGGTATCAATACATGGGTGGCACATCGGAACAAGGATGTTTTTGGGGAAGATGCCGAGGTCTTCCGCCCTGAACGCTGGCTAGAAGGCCCAGAAAGGGCCCGCAAGATGAATGAATACTTTATTCCC TTTGGGCATGGATCTCGTACCTGCATTGGGAAAAACATCAGCTTGATGGAGATCTCCAAGCTGATTCCAGAACTGGTAACCCAGTTCGAGTTTACGCCGGCTCACCCAACTCGCCGGCTGACTACTGAGAATGTGTGGTTTGTGAAACAACTGGACATTGAGGTCAAAGTGCATTTACGGGCGACATAG
- a CDS encoding uncharacterized protein (COG:S;~EggNog:ENOG410PX1T;~InterPro:IPR036236,IPR013087) translates to MCLNDSSPALTKRKHVCPHCKKAFKRSEHCSRHQRSSHTSERPFKCRFCTKSYGRRDLTSRHERINHEAQYIQSKQEGLAQPRQDHPSSITPTAVLPKDSTLPRSSSPQASPASSPTTTTTSSIPDPIEQPTPERHRPLPERHQKHSETGLASVTERGVAHSVGDALDMRDYTYLHAGALSFEGTGYVPEGELLRLPTPIHSATVESALSPLPPRPYSPGPQLPDFSAPKSTIQGGYSPISLETDGGLAAFGAMFDPIWDPNRTKYDAVRGYAADAHIRRQGEGFRAPVASTYVDESPSARPQSRQPDTPPRHFGFSECTRCSLISSILSWAPDCPVDFVLPSTMKLRAYLDSYLRNFHSLFYGSASMAEATPGLVPDHAILAMCAMGALFCNERLTASSIHDIAEGMLNALKQRMAWDGLAPTHRGDLNEHSSVTENDGRSHWLKRANTLLLFYRAFSSDSSIQAPRVTGSSQS, encoded by the exons ATGTGCCTCAACGATTCGTCACCTGCATTGACAAAGCGAAAGCACGTCTGCCCCCATTGCAAGAAAGCATTCAAGCGCAGTGAACATTGTTCTCGGCATCAGCGTAGTAGCC ATACGAGTGAAAGACCGTTTAAATGCCGATTCTGTACCAAAAGCTATGGAAGAAG GGATCTCACCTCACGACACGAAAGAATTAACCACGAAGCACAATATATCCAGAGCAAGCAGGAAGGGCTTGCTCAGCCCCGCCAGGATCACCCATCCTCCATCACACCTACAGCGGTTCTACCCAAAGACTCTACCCTCCCCCGCTCAAGCTCGCCGCAAGCCTCCCCAGCTTCATCCCCCACGACCACAACTACGTCCTCGATCCCCGATCCAATAGAGCAACCAACCCCCGAGCGCCACCGCCCTTTGCCTGAACGACACCAAAAGCACAGCGAGACTGGGCTTGCCTCTGTGACAGAACGGGGTGTCGCGCATAGCGTTGGAGATGCCCTAGATATGAGGGACTATACATACCTACACGCCGGGGCGCTATCTTTTGAAGGGACAGGCTACGTACCGGAAGGAGAGCTGCTCCGCTTGCCAACGCCTATTCACTCAGCGACTGTCGAATCGGCTCTGAGCCCTTTACCACCGAGACCATATTCACCTGGTCCACAACTACCGGATTTCTCAGCGCCCAAGTCTACAATTCAGGGTGGCTACAGCCCGATATCGTTGGAGACTGATGGGGGCCTCGCTGCATTTGGCGCAATGTTCGATCCGATCTGGGATCCAAATCGAACCAAGTACGACGCGGTACGTGGATACGCCGCTGATGCACACATTCGACGCCAGGGTGAAGGGTTCAGAGCTCCAGTGGCCTCAACATACGTCGACGAGAGCCCCTCAGCAAGACCACAATCTCGCCAACCCGACACACCACCCAGACATTTCGGGTTCAGCGAATGCACCCGATGTAGCCTCATCTCAAGCATCCTAAGCTGGGCACCCGACTGCCCTGTGGACTTTGTTCTTCcatcgacgatgaagctTAGGGCCTATTTGGATTCGTACCTGCGAAACTTCCACAGCCTATTCTACGGCTCCGCTTCCATGGCGGAAGCAACTCCAGGGCTTGTCCCGGATCATGCTATCCTGGCAATGTGTGCAATGGGAGCATTGTTCTGTAACGAACGACTAACGGCTTCATCCATTCATGATATTGCAGAAGGCATGTTAAATGCTCTCAAACAACGCATGGCCTGGGATGGTCTGGCGCCTACGCATAGAGGTGACCTCAACGAACACTCATCGGTGACCGAGAATGATGGCAGGTCACATTGGCTCAAGAGAGCCAATACATTACTCCTCTTCTACCGGGCATTCAGCAGTGACAGTTCAATCCAGGCCCCTCGCGTCACCGGTAGCAGTCAGAGTTAG